The region AGTCGGAAAGAGATAGTATTACTCTTAAAATAAATGGTGGTGGAATAGCTAAGGGAGTAACAGTAACCTCATATAGTGATGCTCATGTAAAAGGATATATAGGTAATCCTAATGCTGATTTACCTGTTAATGAGAAGGGAAAATTAGATGTGAGTGGAATTATTGGTAAGAAGGGTAATCTTCTTGTCATAAAGGATATGGGATTAAAAGAACCTTATGTAGGGCAAGTGCCAATATATACAGGTGAAATAGGAGATGATATTGCTTATTATTATGTTACTTCAGAGCAAATACCATCAGCAGTTGGAGTTGGAGTACTTGTTGATAAAGATATGTCAATAAAGGCAGCAGGAGGATTTATAATACAAATGATGCCTGGAGCTGATGATCTGGCAGCAGATTTAATAACATACAGACTTCAAGAAATACCTTCCATAACTGAATTTATAGCTAAAGGAATGTCTATAGAGGATATATTAGAATTTATATTTGAAGGTATGGATTTAAAAATATTGGATGGAAGTAAGGTACCTAAATACAGATGTGATTGTTCAAGGGAAAGAGTTGAGAGAGCACTTATAAGTATAGGTATGAAAGATTTAAAAGAAATATATGATGATGGTAAAGAAGAGGAAATAGTATGTAATTTCTGTAACAGAAAATATAAGTTTACGAACGACCAAATTGGAGAGCTTATAAAAAAATTGGAAAATAACAAATAAAACGTTGACATATAGCTTATTTTGTTGTATAATTTTCCTTGTCTTAGTTAAGATATATGGTGTGGGCGCTTAGCTCAGCTGGGAGAGCATCTGCCTTACAAGCAGAGGGTCACAGGTTCGAGCCCTGTAGTGCCCACCATTCTATATTTATAACTACACAGTGGCTTGGTAGCTCAGCTGGTTAGAGTGCTGGCCTGTCACGCCAGAGGTCGAGGGTTCGATCCCCTTCCAAGTCGCCATTGTGGCCAGATAGCTCAGTCGGTAGAGCAGAGGACTGAAAATCCTCGTGTCCCTGGTTCGATTCCTGGTCTGGCCACCATGTTTATGTATGAATGCGGGAGTGGCTCAGTGGTAGAGCGTCACCTTGCCAAGGTGAACGTCGCGAGTTCGAATCTCGTCTTCCGCTCCATATGGCGCTATAGCCAAGTGGTAAGGCAGAGGTCTGCAAAACCTTTACCCCCAGTTCAAATCTGGGTGGCGCCTCCATAACAGTAAGAAGGTAGTCTGACTGCTGATTTTTCAGTAGCTGGACTGCTTTTTTTATTTTAGGTAAGTTAATATGCAATAAGTTCAATAATAATCAGTGGGTTAATTTTATTGCTTGCAACTATTAGTTTTATAGAAGCATAATTAAAATATTAAATATGTAAAGTTTTCTCATAAAACTTTACATATTTAACGCAACAATTAAGAAAACAAATAATTTATAAAAACACTTTAAATTTTATCATTTCTGCATATTAAAAATAAGTAATTTCACAAATGTACAATGATAGTGTGCTATATGTCTTGTGACATATGTTTTAGTTTTAAATATTAATTATGAACAATTTTGGTGATTATTTTTTAACAGCCAAACAATAATTTACATTATCAAAAGCTGTCATTTGATGGCTTGGATTTGCTTTGTTATATTTTCTGAAGAGTTGCTCTGTTATTTCGTTTGGTGCCAAATGTTCATAAATCAAGAAATTACTTTCGTCTAATAATGTTTCTAATTCCATATAAGAATATCTTCCAAGCATTTTTTCATTTGCACCACCAGCCATTGCAGTTAGTTTTTTAGCTCGCTTTCCTGCTTTGTCTGTATAAGCATTCTCATCGTTATAATCAAAAACAATGCTACTGCCTTTTGGCATAAAGTCTGAAATTGTATTAATTGTTTCTGCGAATACATGTTTGGACAAATAGTAACTTATTCCGAGAAGGCTACAAAAGCTAATTTTATTTTTATCAAATTCTGTACGGGTAAGCAAATTATTTTTCCAGTTTGTTTCTCTAAAATCCGCAGACACATAATGTAGATTTACTGGTTTTTCTGATACTAATGATTTAATACGTTTTTGCTTGTCTTCAGCAGTAGAGGGGTGGTCAATTTCAAAAACTTCAATTTTTGATGCAAAGGAAGGCTGACGGTAAGCAAATGTGTCATATCCAGCAGCAAAAATTAAATATTGCTTTGCACCAATTTTTACAGCGTTTTCAAGTGATTTTTCTGTAAATGCAGCTCTACCAAGTGGAGTTGGAGATAAATAATTGTCAACAATATAACGCAAAGCTTCTTTTTGTGTACCTACAAAAGAGGGATTGAAAAAAGATATTCCCTTTGCCATATTACGTGATATTTGGTTGTATTCATCTTCTGTCAACATTTCCATTGCTAAATAATCATCAAATATTTTTTCCGAATTTTGTACTGAATGATATGCCCTTGAAAAGACACTTACGAGTGCTGTCATACTTTTTGGTTTCATAAAATTATCACCTCTAATAAAATATACAATACATATTGGGACACTACAATACTTGACTTTTTTGCTATTTTGTGTTATTATGTATAATATAGATAATTAAAAATTTACAAAAACGTCACATTTGTTGTGACATTTTTTTGCATAATAAGACAATAGAGTATATTTAAGATATAAAAAAATTTGTGTAATTAGGCGCAGATATTTTTGATTATTTCATTTCTTCACAATATCAAATCTTTGTATCGAGTTTTATTGGAATACTAGCTATATTATTTTTGATTATGTTTTGAATTTCCTGCATAATCGAATAGGGGAGAACTTAACTCGAATTCAAAAGTTTCACGATTGACTAATCCAACAATCTCATTACTATCGTATAATTTAAGAAGGAAGTTGGCCATTTGTTTACTAGTGTGATAAGTACCAAAAGACTTATCGTAATCATAGTTATCTATGTTATTGGATACATTTCCAAAGTTAGTCTTTGTGGCAGCAGGTGCTAATACTTTTGCTTGTAATTTAGCATTGCAGGCCTGTAATTCTCTTGCTAAGCCTTCAGTGAATGTACTTACAAAAAATTTGCTTGAACAATAAGTAATAGCGTTTGGTACAATAATATATCCGCCACAGGATGAAATATTTATGAGCTTAGAGCCTTCAATGTTTTGATAATCATGTACAAATAGTGAAGATAAAACGACTAAAGCCTCTATGTTTAGTTGAAGCATAGTTTCTATCTTTTTTAAATTTTGATTAGCAACATTGGAGTAGTTACCAAAACCCGCATTATTTATCAATGTTTCAATGCGATATTGCTTTAATTCTTCATATAATTGATGAACATTAGCCATAATAGATAAATCTACATTTTTAACTATAACATCTAATGATGGATTATCATATAAAATTTCCATTTTTAACTTTTTAAGATTCTCTTTATTACGGGCAACAATAACTAAATTTTTACCACGTTTTGCAAATGCCTTTGCAGTTTCATATCCTATACCAGAACTTGCTCCTGTAATAACTGTGTATTTAACTTTTTCTTTCATTTGAAACACTCCCTTTTTGATGTTATATTGGAATTATATAACCTACAGTTAACTATAGGTCAAGTATTAATTTAATGTTAAAAGGGGAAATACAAAATGAAATATTCAATTGGTGAGTTTTCAAGGCTTGTTAATATAAGTATATACGCACTGCGCTACTATGAGAGTGAGAATTTGATTACTCCAGATCGTGAAAAAAACGGTAGGCGCTGCTATAGTGAAAAGGATGTAAGCTGGATACAATTTATAAAACGATTAAAGGATACGGGAATGCCTATAAAGGAAATTCAGAAATATGCTAAATTGCGTGCTGCTGGAGACTTTACCATGAATGAACGCATGGAAATGCTTATAAATCATAGAACTGCTCTTGAAGAAAAAATAGCCCAATATAATGAGCATCTTAAAAAATTGAATGATAAAATTGATTATTATAAGGTATCAATAGATAAATGTTTACAGGACTAATTTAAGCATTTTAATTGTATAAAAAAACTGCTTCAACTTTATGAAGCAGTTTTTTTATAATTAATTTATTGATGTAGGAAGTATGCTAAAGCATCTATTCCAGGAGCATCTACTAAACTTCTTACATGTACATCATTTGATTGATTATCAGCAACATAAGCTGAAGTGTGATCATCAGGGTTTACCCAATCTAAAAACATAAAAGTATGAGTTGGATATGTTAATCCATCATTAACAGTAAAACATACACTTCCAGGAGTTAATAAGCTTACATCAGTTTGCTTATTCCATCCCTTAC is a window of Clostridium pasteurianum DNA encoding:
- the hslO gene encoding Hsp33 family molecular chaperone HslO — encoded protein: MADKLINATAKNGEVRIIAAITTEMVNEGVKIHKCAPTSAAALGRMLTAGAIMGSDLKSERDSITLKINGGGIAKGVTVTSYSDAHVKGYIGNPNADLPVNEKGKLDVSGIIGKKGNLLVIKDMGLKEPYVGQVPIYTGEIGDDIAYYYVTSEQIPSAVGVGVLVDKDMSIKAAGGFIIQMMPGADDLAADLITYRLQEIPSITEFIAKGMSIEDILEFIFEGMDLKILDGSKVPKYRCDCSRERVERALISIGMKDLKEIYDDGKEEEIVCNFCNRKYKFTNDQIGELIKKLENNK
- a CDS encoding class I SAM-dependent methyltransferase, with translation MKPKSMTALVSVFSRAYHSVQNSEKIFDDYLAMEMLTEDEYNQISRNMAKGISFFNPSFVGTQKEALRYIVDNYLSPTPLGRAAFTEKSLENAVKIGAKQYLIFAAGYDTFAYRQPSFASKIEVFEIDHPSTAEDKQKRIKSLVSEKPVNLHYVSADFRETNWKNNLLTRTEFDKNKISFCSLLGISYYLSKHVFAETINTISDFMPKGSSIVFDYNDENAYTDKAGKRAKKLTAMAGGANEKMLGRYSYMELETLLDESNFLIYEHLAPNEITEQLFRKYNKANPSHQMTAFDNVNYCLAVKK
- a CDS encoding SDR family NAD(P)-dependent oxidoreductase, translated to MKEKVKYTVITGASSGIGYETAKAFAKRGKNLVIVARNKENLKKLKMEILYDNPSLDVIVKNVDLSIMANVHQLYEELKQYRIETLINNAGFGNYSNVANQNLKKIETMLQLNIEALVVLSSLFVHDYQNIEGSKLINISSCGGYIIVPNAITYCSSKFFVSTFTEGLARELQACNAKLQAKVLAPAATKTNFGNVSNNIDNYDYDKSFGTYHTSKQMANFLLKLYDSNEIVGLVNRETFEFELSSPLFDYAGNSKHNQK
- a CDS encoding MerR family transcriptional regulator: MKYSIGEFSRLVNISIYALRYYESENLITPDREKNGRRCYSEKDVSWIQFIKRLKDTGMPIKEIQKYAKLRAAGDFTMNERMEMLINHRTALEEKIAQYNEHLKKLNDKIDYYKVSIDKCLQD